The segment gggaggtcggaaGTAACAGACATTAATCGGGAGTCTCCCGAATTTTTCGGGAGAGTAGGCAGGTctgtgtctcgcactcttgcaccctatcacttatgcttactgtttctttctttctttctttggtgtttaacgccgttttcaaccgttcaaggttatatcgcgacggtatgcttactgtgtgtgtgtatgtgtgacggattCAATGAGATGTCAATTGGGTTTGAACACAAGTGAATCAAATGCTTTAACAGACTTCTGTATTGAATTAAGGGTTTCACCTTTTTTACATGACCTGTGTCATCTTCTTAATCCATTATTAGCAATTTCAAGAATAAAATCTCTTTAAAACTATGGTTTGTTTGACATTTCTGATCCAACGattcttgttttcttgcaaCGATGTTTCACAAGTgactgcaatgtgtgtgtgtgtgtgtgtgtgtgtgtgtgtgtgtgtgtgtgtgtgtgtgtgtgtgtgtgtgtgtgtgtgtgtaggtgtgtgtgtgtgtgtgtgggtgggtgtttgtttCCGTTCGAACGCTTTTGATCTTTTTGGGTGTTTTAATAACAACACAGGTAGATTTATGCAGTTTGGCTTGCTTTCCCCGGGTGCGTATGACTGTTACTGACTGACtcaactcaagactcaagacacAAACATTTTAATGTCCTTATCAAAACTATCAAAAATTGCATCGCAGTGTGAAGCGGTTTAAAAAAACATCTCAATCACTAACAGTTTAAAATTACACTAAAAAGATCCATAACATTCTTGGCAATCACTCATGCATACAGACAcccacatttacacacgcacaagcacgcacgaTCGCTCGCTCgatcgctcgcacgcacgcacgcacgcacgcacgcacgcacgcagtcCCTAAGGTGAGTCCTGGCGAAGGTGACCCCTGTTACCCCTGACTCAGTTCTTGGTGCTGCTCTGTTTACTGGCCAGAAGACGGTCTCACTCAGTTCTTGGTGCTGCTCTGTTTACTGGCCAGAAGACGGTCTGACTCAGTTCTTGGTGCTGCTCTGTTTACCGGCCAGAAGACGGTCTGACTCAGTTCTTGGTGCTGCTCTGTTTACCGGCCAGAAGACGGTCTGACTCAGTTCTTGGTGCTGCTCTGTTTACCGGCCAGAAGACGGTCTGACTCAGTTCTTGGTGCTGCTCTGTTTACTGGCCAGAAGACGGTCTGACTCAGTTCTTGGTGCTGCTCTGTTTACTGGCCAGAAGACGGTCTGACTCAGTTCTTGGTGCTGCTCTGTTTACTGGCCAGAAGACGGTCTGACTCAGTTCTTGGTGCTGCTCTGTTTACCGGCCAGAAGACGGTCTGACTCAGTTCTTGGTGCTGCTCTGTTTACCGGCCAGAAGACGGTCTGAAACAAAAAATTgtcaaacagacacatacagtcGAACCCTTCCAACAGATGGACAGAGTGACAGCCGACAGAGTGACAGCCGACAGAGTGACAGCCGACAGAATGACAGCCGACAGAGTGACAGCCGACAGAGTGACAGCCGACAGAGTGACAGCCGACAGAGTGACAGCCGACAGAGTGACAGCCGACAGAGTGACAGCCGACAGAGTGACAGCCGACAGAGTGACAGCCGACAGAGTGACAGCCGACAGAGTGACAGCCGACAGAGTGACAGCCGACAGAATGACAGCCGACAGAGTGACAGCCGACAGAGTGACAGCCGACAGAGTGACAGCCGACAGAGTGACAGCCGACAGAGTGACAGCCGACAGAGTGACAGCCGACAGAGTGACAGCCGACAGAGTGACAGCCGACAGAGTGACAGCCGACAGAGTGACAGCCGACAGAGTGACAGCCGAATATTCATATACAACCGCACTCGCCTAAACAaaacacgcttaagcaaaaAACTCGGATATCAGCAACCAAAACCAATTCCCCGCCGTACCCCCCTTTTTGTAAGACTATTTCTAATCCGAATAAGCCAAACTCGGTCAAAAAAAAGCTAACTCATGAAACACGGACATCTCAAACGTGATTTTGAtagataagccaaactctaaacactgtccgaaaaacattttttatccccgagtacgcagtaggaccagccagtcactgaactaaaggggagactttGGGCGGCTgagccgaacacgtcacgcagtgacgataaaagcatgatttgcaagacAGCCGacgggtggggatttggtctcggcaaagaaactattagtctcggtgaaagagagacagagagcacgagagagtctatggccaaagtgatccgggttcgattcccggcatgggcggtctatttttttaatttttttattcttgtttactattgtttattatgaacgttttaatgttttattttactctaatagttttttaattgtgtaaaataaataaatattttttttctttttaaatccacgtgcacaagacaaaaactttcatactgggggagcgagccaggctgaagagtactcgggtccagcgccagacAAAAACTTtgatactgggggagcgagccaggctgaagagtactcgggtccagcgccagacAAAAACTTtgatactgggggagcgagccagtctgaagagtactcgggtccagcgccagacAAAAACTTtgatactgggggagcgagccaggctgaagagtactcgggtccagcgccagacAAAAACTTtgatactgggggagcgagccaggctgaagagtactcgggtccagcgccagacAAAAACTTtgatactgggggagcgagccaggctgaagagtactcgggtccagcgccagacAAAAACTTtgatactgggggagcgagccaggctgaagagtactcgggtccagcgccagacAAAAACTTtgatactgggggagcgagccaggctgaagagtactcgggtccagcgccagacAAAAACTTtgatactgggggagcgagccaggctgaagagtactcgggtccagcgccagacAAAAACTTtgatactgggggagcgagccaggctgaagagtactcgggtccagcgccagacAAAAACTTtgatactgggggagcgagccaggctgaagagtactcgggtccagcgccagacAAAAACTTtgatactgggggagcgagccaggctgaagagtactcgggtccagcgccagacAAAAACTTtgatactgggggagcgagccaggctgaagagtactcgggtccagcgccagacAAAAACTTtgatactgggggagcgagccaggctgaagagtactcgggtccagcgccagacAAAAACTTtgatactgggggagcgagccaggctgaagagtactcgggtccagcgccagacaaaaactttcatactgggggagcgagccaggctgaagagtactcgggtccagcgccagacAAAAACTTtgatactgggggagcgagccaggctgaagagtactcgggtccagcgccagcgtttttttaatttatttgttgcTTCAAAAACACGTCGGGAAGATACACATATTTCGTCACGGCTATAATTATCCTACAAAAACGAACACGTCACCTGTTTTTCAGTATGCGGGgagaaactgatgacgtatgccagtctgtgtgtgtgtgtgtctgtgtatgtgtgtgtgtgtgtgtgtgtgtgtgtgtgtgtgtgtgtgtgtgtgtgtgtgtgtgttctttctttctttatttggtgtttaacgtcgttttcaaccacgaaggttatatcgcgaggGGAAAAAGGGGGGGGTCTGATGTTAGGGTTGCAGTGTTCAAAAACGAACCTCTTTTTCCAATCGAAGGAAGAGATCTTTGTGAAGAGCAAATCTACCTGAGGAATGTATGTGCTCATTTTGAGCGAGTGATGAAGATCAAACCACAATAAACATGCagcgaaacaaaacatttttctaAAATCTGTTTAATTAGATTTTATCTTGATTTATGACCACACAGACAAATTGtctaattttgtttcttttctttctttaatgcAGAGGGTTTCATTtaaacattacatttattatgatttacttggaatccttttaacaaaagcgtacttgcttgtggaatctttggatttgtttctgagatgtgtcactgttttcaccatttatttttacagttggctttgaggtatacacacacacacacacacacacacacacacacacacacacacacacacacacacacacacacacacacacacacacacacacacacacacacacacacacacacacacacacagttaccatGAAGTGGTGTGACGTCAGAATGTTTTTCCTCCATAGCCAGCCACATATCCTGACAGATCCGCGTGTTGCGTCGCGTGATCAAATAGGCGCTGATCGTGCCCACAGCTATGGGGAGCAGCAGGAAGTACTGTCGCTGGTAGGGCAGTTTGGTCCTCAGTAGTTCTTGGGTTAGATAGACCATGGcgccacctacacacacaagaTAGGAAGTACTGTCGCTGGTAGGGCATTCTGGTCCTCAGGAGTTCTTGTCACAGTTAAATGCACCATGGcgccacctacacacacacacacacacacacacacacacacacacacacacacacacacacacacacacacacacacacacacacacacacacacacacacacaccgacacacactgTTTCTGATTGCTTTGCCTTATAATAATGCATACTCATACATATTTCATTTTACATGCCTCCATCGCCCTGTGTATCTCTACAAAATCTTCACAAAACATCTGTGTTAGGACCACATGATTCACAACAACAGTCCTTGTCTCCTTCACAATACACCTGTGTTAGGACCACATGATTCACAACAACAGTCTTTGTCTCCTTCACAATACACCCGTGTCATAGGACCACTTGACATGATTCACAACAACAGTCTTTGTCTCCTTCACAATACACCCGTGTCATAGGACCACATGATTCACAACAACAGTCTTTGTCTCCTTCACAATACACCTGTGTTAGGACCACATGATTCACAACAACAGTCTTTGTCTCCTTCACAATACACCTGTGTTAGGACCACATGATTCACAACAACAGTCTTTGTCTCCTGCACAAAACACCTGTGTTAGGACCACTTGACATGATTCACAACAACAGTCTTTGTCTCCTGCACAAAACACCTGTGTTAGGACCACTTGACATGATTCACAACAACAGTCCTTGTCTCCTTCACAATACACCTGTGTTAGGACCACATGATTCACAACAACAGTCCTTGTCTCCTTCACAAAACACCTGTGTTAGGACCACTTGACATGATTCACAACAAAAGTCCTTGTCTCCTGCACAATACACCTGTGTTAGGACCACATGATTCACAACAACAGTCTTTGTCTCCTGCACAATACACCTGTGTTAGGACCACATGATTCACAACAACAGTCTTTGTCTCCTGCACAAAACACCTGTGTTAGGACCACATGATTCACAACAACAGTCCTTGTCTCCTTCACAATACACCTGTGTTAGGACCACTTGACATGATTCACAACAACAGTCTTTGTCTCCTTCACAATACACCCGTGTCATAGGACCACATGATTCACAACAACAGTCCTTGTCTCCTTCACAATACACCTGTGTTAGGACCACTTGACATGATTCACAACAACAGTCTTTGTCTCCTTCTCAATACACCCGTGTCATAGGACCACATGATTCACAACAACAGTCTTTGTCTCCTTCACAATACACCTGTGTTAGGACCACTTGACATGATTCACAACAACAGTCTTTGTCTCCTTCACAAAACACCTGTGTTAGGACCACATGATTCACAACGACAGTCTTTGTCTCCTTCACAATACACCTTTGTTAGGACCACATGATTCACAACAACAGGCGTTGTTTACAGTTACATAGCACTTTAGGCAACTTCCACGGACATTGGTCCAAAAACACTGCCAACACAATCATTGGTCCAAATAGGTCCACATACACTGCCTACACTATCATTGGTCCAAATAGGTCCACATACACTACCTACACAATCATTGGTCGATCACACCACCTCCTGTAGGTCAAAACAATTGGATAGTCGACCAGCCTTGGGTGAGAAGACTATGATAAATtaaaaagtatgtgtgagtgacTAAAAAGACCGTGGCCTGAGAGCAACATTGCAACTAATATCACATGGGGGTTACATTGAAACAAAGACGAATTAATACACTATTATGTGCTGATGTATATGCAAGCACATTATATGTCACAAAGGTAATAACACCTGTCACAACATTTTCCAACTCATCTGTCATAAAGGTAAAATAGTCACCTGTAACAAAGGTAAAAGCTCTCCTGTCACAAAGGTAAAAGCTCTCCTGTCACAAAGATAAACGCTCTCCTCtcaaaaagtttaaaaaaaatcacctGTCATAAA is part of the Littorina saxatilis isolate snail1 linkage group LG15, US_GU_Lsax_2.0, whole genome shotgun sequence genome and harbors:
- the LOC138948153 gene encoding transmembrane protein 141-like isoform X3, producing MTTRLERVTEEYKEKFPHMKQYAACQSKAFMTGCFTFVAGGAMVYLTQELLRTKLPYQRQYFLLLPIAVGTISAYLITRRNTRICQDMWLAMEEKHSDVTPLHDRLLAGKQSSTKN
- the LOC138948153 gene encoding transmembrane protein 141-like isoform X1; translated protein: MTTRLERVTEEYKEKFPHMKQYAACQSKAFMTGCFTFVAGGAMVYLTQELLRTKLPYQRQYFLLLPIAVGTISAYLITRRNTRICQDMWLAMEEKHSDVTPLHDRLLAGKQKSSTKN
- the LOC138948153 gene encoding transmembrane protein 141-like isoform X2, with translation MTTRLERVTEEYKEKFPHMKQYAACQSKAFMTGCFTFVAGGAMVYLTQELLRTKLPYQRQYFLLLPIAVGTISAYLITRRNTRICQDMWLAMEEKHSDVTPLHDRLLASKQSSTKN